A single region of the Lotus japonicus ecotype B-129 chromosome 4, LjGifu_v1.2 genome encodes:
- the LOC130715232 gene encoding uncharacterized protein LOC130715232 isoform X1, producing MWSMRFPLKFILLSFYRPTVAHVITMKVHHRGEITFDPNMPYESGLCQSFEHMDVDHISSIVVGNLVKYLGYPSFKCLWYRHVASDGSVCFSPLSNDEDVREFFENVKGVAEVDIYVEHLVEDPNIVPLIAYKSAEDTPEVLQVGSESDDEVLQDRKGETETVKEAELVQDKDGQSVQEIQIDAEVLQPEQRRGAELEQHMEAEEGHEKESEAEIVVNDEQRRSAELEQDKEAEEAHEKEFEAEVVVNDGQRRGTELEQDKEGESVQEKEIESEEQIRDVDDNDEVTENDKGVDKGKRKASEVLLSDEDEDSDAEFDPNDEEASSDFSMDDSDYEEDWDWLCVLPKESLLNIAEANPDPTFAEGSTDQYTQAVNESRNLEPSTYEEFEDEDGDSEDLESPSESDDEGKSRRKYPKFKPTEDGEVVHLELGLTFNNKDQFKDAVSDFAIQTKKNLTITKNDKKRMVVKCVKECPFYLRASKTPSRPIWQIVSFHNNHNCCRTASNRQAKTFWLAKKFMQILKHTPDLKVRGLIEEARVRWGIVIGRYKAYRAKVKSLEMLHGASVEQYSHLRQYAAELLRSNPGSTVIIKSAVGVHGPVFERI from the exons ATGTGGTCCATGAGATTCCCTTTAAAGTTTATTCTATTGTCTTTCTACAGGCCTACTGTTGCCCATGTGATAACCATGAAAGTGCATCATAGGGGTGAAATTACATTTGACCCAAATATGCCCTATGAAAGTGGGCTCTGCCAATCCTTTGAACATATGGATGTGGATCACATTTCATCCATTGTGGTGGGTAATTTGGTAAAGTACTTGGGATATCCCAGCTTCAAATGCTTGTGGTATAGGCATGTGGCTAGTGATGGGTCTGTCTGCTTTAGTCCACTTTCCAATGATGAAGATGTTAGAGAATTCTTTGAAAATGTTAAAGGTGTAGCTGAAGTTGATATTTATGTTGAACACCTAGTGGAAGATCCAAATATTGTTCCTCTAATTGCTTACAAGAGTGCTGAAGATACTCCTGAGGTATTGCAAGTTGGTTCTGAAAGTGATGATGAGGTATTGCAAGACAGGAAGGGTGAGACTGAGACAGTCAAGGAGGCTGAGTTAGTGCAAGACAAGGATGGTCAAAGTGTGCAGGAAATTCAGATTGATGCTGAG GTTCTCCAACCTGAACAGAGAAGAGGTGCTGAGTTAGAGCAACACATGGAGGCTGAAGAAGGGCATGAAAAGGAAAGTGAGGCTGAG ATTGTTGTCAATGATGAACAGAGGAGAAGTGCTGAGTTAGAGCAAGACAAGGAGGCTGAAGAAGCGCATGAAAAAGAATTTGAGGCTGAG GTTGTTGTCAATGATGGACAGAGGAGAGGTACTGAGTTAGAGCAAGACAAGGAGGGTGAGTCAGtgcaagaaaaagaaattgagtCTGAG GAACAGATTCGTGATGTGGATGACAATGATGAAGTAACTGAAAATGACAAGGGGGTAGATAAGGGAAAAAGAAAGGCCAGTGAGGTTCTTCTCAGTGATGAAGATGAGGATTCTGATGCTGAATTTGATCCAAATGATGAAGAGGCATCCTCTGATTTTTCAATGGATGACAGTGACTACGAAGAAGATTGGGATTGGCTATGTGTGCTTCCTAAAGAGTCTCTGCTGAATATAGCTGAGGCCAATCCAGATCCCACTTTTGCAGAAGGTTCTACTGATCAATATACTCAAGCTGTGAATGAGTCAAGGAACCTGGAGCCTAGTACATATGAGGAATTTGAAGATGAGGATGGTGATTCTGAGGACTTAGAAAGTCCATCAGAAAGCGATGATGAAGGAAAAAGTAGAAGGAAATATCCTAAGTTCAAACCTACTGAAGATGGGGAGGTGGTTCACCTTGAGTTAGGTCTGACTTTCAACAACAAAGATCAGTTTAAGGATGCTGTCAGTGATTTTGCTATCCAAACCAAGAAGAATCTGACAATCACCAAAAATGATAAAAAGAGGATGGTGGTTAAATGTGTTAAGGAGTGTCCATTCTACCTGAGAGCCAGCAAGACTCCCTCAAGGCCTATCTGGCAAATTGTAAGCTTCCATAACAACCATAATTGCTGCAGGACAGCCAGTAATAGGCAGGCAAAGACATTTTGGCTTGCTAAGAAATTTATGCAAATTCTGAAACACACTCCAGATTTGAAAGTGAGGGGCTTGATAGAGGAGGCAAGGGTCAGGTGGGGCATTGTGATAGGGAGGTACAAGGCATACAGGGCAAAGGTCAAGAGTCTAGAGATGTTGCATGGTGCAAGTGTGGAGCAATACAGTCACCTGAGGCAGTATGCTGCTGAATTGCTGAGAAGCAATCCTGGATCCACAGTCATTATAAAATCAGCAGTGGGAGTACATGGCCCAGTCTTTGAGAGGATCTAG
- the LOC130715232 gene encoding uncharacterized protein LOC130715232 isoform X2, producing MWSMRFPLKFILLSFYRPTVAHVITMKVHHRGEITFDPNMPYESGLCQSFEHMDVDHISSIVVGNLVKYLGYPSFKCLWYRHVASDGSVCFSPLSNDEDVREFFENVKGVAEVDIYVEHLVEDPNIVPLIAYKSAEDTPEVLQVGSESDDEVLQDRKGETETVKEAELVQDKDGQSVQEIQIDAEVLQPEQRRGAELEQHMEAEEGHEKESEAEIVVNDEQRRSAELEQDKEAEEAHEKEFEAEVVVNDGQRRGTELEQDKEGESVQEKEIESEIRDVDDNDEVTENDKGVDKGKRKASEVLLSDEDEDSDAEFDPNDEEASSDFSMDDSDYEEDWDWLCVLPKESLLNIAEANPDPTFAEGSTDQYTQAVNESRNLEPSTYEEFEDEDGDSEDLESPSESDDEGKSRRKYPKFKPTEDGEVVHLELGLTFNNKDQFKDAVSDFAIQTKKNLTITKNDKKRMVVKCVKECPFYLRASKTPSRPIWQIVSFHNNHNCCRTASNRQAKTFWLAKKFMQILKHTPDLKVRGLIEEARVRWGIVIGRYKAYRAKVKSLEMLHGASVEQYSHLRQYAAELLRSNPGSTVIIKSAVGVHGPVFERI from the exons ATGTGGTCCATGAGATTCCCTTTAAAGTTTATTCTATTGTCTTTCTACAGGCCTACTGTTGCCCATGTGATAACCATGAAAGTGCATCATAGGGGTGAAATTACATTTGACCCAAATATGCCCTATGAAAGTGGGCTCTGCCAATCCTTTGAACATATGGATGTGGATCACATTTCATCCATTGTGGTGGGTAATTTGGTAAAGTACTTGGGATATCCCAGCTTCAAATGCTTGTGGTATAGGCATGTGGCTAGTGATGGGTCTGTCTGCTTTAGTCCACTTTCCAATGATGAAGATGTTAGAGAATTCTTTGAAAATGTTAAAGGTGTAGCTGAAGTTGATATTTATGTTGAACACCTAGTGGAAGATCCAAATATTGTTCCTCTAATTGCTTACAAGAGTGCTGAAGATACTCCTGAGGTATTGCAAGTTGGTTCTGAAAGTGATGATGAGGTATTGCAAGACAGGAAGGGTGAGACTGAGACAGTCAAGGAGGCTGAGTTAGTGCAAGACAAGGATGGTCAAAGTGTGCAGGAAATTCAGATTGATGCTGAG GTTCTCCAACCTGAACAGAGAAGAGGTGCTGAGTTAGAGCAACACATGGAGGCTGAAGAAGGGCATGAAAAGGAAAGTGAGGCTGAG ATTGTTGTCAATGATGAACAGAGGAGAAGTGCTGAGTTAGAGCAAGACAAGGAGGCTGAAGAAGCGCATGAAAAAGAATTTGAGGCTGAG GTTGTTGTCAATGATGGACAGAGGAGAGGTACTGAGTTAGAGCAAGACAAGGAGGGTGAGTCAGtgcaagaaaaagaaattgagtCTGAG ATTCGTGATGTGGATGACAATGATGAAGTAACTGAAAATGACAAGGGGGTAGATAAGGGAAAAAGAAAGGCCAGTGAGGTTCTTCTCAGTGATGAAGATGAGGATTCTGATGCTGAATTTGATCCAAATGATGAAGAGGCATCCTCTGATTTTTCAATGGATGACAGTGACTACGAAGAAGATTGGGATTGGCTATGTGTGCTTCCTAAAGAGTCTCTGCTGAATATAGCTGAGGCCAATCCAGATCCCACTTTTGCAGAAGGTTCTACTGATCAATATACTCAAGCTGTGAATGAGTCAAGGAACCTGGAGCCTAGTACATATGAGGAATTTGAAGATGAGGATGGTGATTCTGAGGACTTAGAAAGTCCATCAGAAAGCGATGATGAAGGAAAAAGTAGAAGGAAATATCCTAAGTTCAAACCTACTGAAGATGGGGAGGTGGTTCACCTTGAGTTAGGTCTGACTTTCAACAACAAAGATCAGTTTAAGGATGCTGTCAGTGATTTTGCTATCCAAACCAAGAAGAATCTGACAATCACCAAAAATGATAAAAAGAGGATGGTGGTTAAATGTGTTAAGGAGTGTCCATTCTACCTGAGAGCCAGCAAGACTCCCTCAAGGCCTATCTGGCAAATTGTAAGCTTCCATAACAACCATAATTGCTGCAGGACAGCCAGTAATAGGCAGGCAAAGACATTTTGGCTTGCTAAGAAATTTATGCAAATTCTGAAACACACTCCAGATTTGAAAGTGAGGGGCTTGATAGAGGAGGCAAGGGTCAGGTGGGGCATTGTGATAGGGAGGTACAAGGCATACAGGGCAAAGGTCAAGAGTCTAGAGATGTTGCATGGTGCAAGTGTGGAGCAATACAGTCACCTGAGGCAGTATGCTGCTGAATTGCTGAGAAGCAATCCTGGATCCACAGTCATTATAAAATCAGCAGTGGGAGTACATGGCCCAGTCTTTGAGAGGATCTAG
- the LOC130715233 gene encoding uncharacterized protein LOC130715233: MGGSSATPNWRDLEADSSRRVPESHRRNDGSHGLSGSRDVSTGSEMRRRVVLCECGVESPLVTTWTGVNRGRRFYGCGLFEVHRKKVCNFFQWHDADDNCNAREKKLIVVLTKKNEDLKKKERILLAFLFMSIIVILVLLVAYVRK, translated from the exons ATGGGAGGATCTTCAGCCACACCTAATTGGAGGGATTTAGAAGCTGATTCGAGTCGCAGGGTACCTGAATCGCACAGAAGAAACGATGGTTCTCATGGGTTGTCTGGCTCTCGCGATGTTTCGACTGGTTCTGAGATGAGGCGACGAGTAGTGCTGTGTGAATGTGGGGTTGAAAGTCCATTGGTGACAACATGGACTGGGGTGAATCGTGGAAGGAGGTTTTATGGTTGTGGGCTGTTTGAG GTGCATCGTAAGAAGGTATGCAACTTCTTCCAATGGCATGATGCTGATGACAATTGTAATGCTAGGGAGAAGAAGTTGATTGTTGTCTTAACcaagaagaatgaagacctgaagaagaaagagaggatccTACTTGCCTTTTTGTTCATGTCAATAATTGTGATCCTTGTGTTGTTGGTAGCTTATGTAAGGAAGTAG
- the LOC130716172 gene encoding F-box/FBD/LRR-repeat protein At4g26340-like: MPMADRISVLPSEVLCHILSFLPTEDVVATTVISKRWRSLWLLVPTLDFDYQRYISSNNNRSQSSFVRFVYATILGGSCFPQPIKTFHLICDSSISDTTIWLNAAMQQRQVQNLEIEFRSKQHRVPGTIPFSIFSSTTLVVLKLHSVRFRAFPSSVDLPSLKALHLSNVAFKKAQLFFELLHGCPILENLEANGVLCFFCTFEEDRLISLPKLVGADLSDMINLPIAMKVFSNVEFLRLEKVCMERNLVCYFFFL, encoded by the coding sequence ATGCCAATGGCTGACAGGATTAGCGTGTTGCCAAGTGAAGTTCTCTGTCACATTCTCTCGTTTCTTCCAACTGAGGATGTTGTTGCAACTACTGTTATTTCTAAGAGGTGGAGATCATTATGGCTTTTAGTCCCAACCCTCGACTTCGACTATCAAAGATACATTTCATCCAACAACAACAGATCACAATCTTCTTTTGTGCGCTTCGTATACGCAACCATTCTCGGAGGATCATGTTTTCCGCAACCCATCAAAACCTTTCACCTCATATGTGACTCTTCAATTTCTGATACCACCATTTGGTTAAACGCAGCAATGCAGCAACGCCAAGTTCAGAACCTTGAAATCGAGTTTCGCAGTAAACAACACCGGGTTCCCGGTACAATCCCGTTTAGCATTTTCAGCTCTACAACTCTTGTTGTTCTTAAGTTGCATTCGGTGCGTTTTCGTGCTTTTCCTTCTTCTGTTGACCTTCCCTCACTCAAAGCCCTACATTTGTCCAATGTTGCCTTTAAAAAGGCTcaacttttttttgaacttctTCATGGGTGTCCCATTCTTGAAAATTTGGAAGCAAATGGTGTACTATGTTTTTTCTGTACATTTGAGGAGGACAGGCTTATAAGTTTGCCAAAGTTGGTTGGAGCGGATCTTTCTGACATGATAAATCTTCCTATTGCTATGAAAGTATTTTCTAATGTAGAGTTTCTACGCCTAGAAAAGGTTTGTATGGAAAGGAATTtggtttgttatttttttttt